In a genomic window of Pedobacter sp. KBS0701:
- a CDS encoding galactokinase has protein sequence MNINLEEKFAAQYHKKAAALYFTPGRVNLIGEHIDYNGGLVMPCAITLGTWLAIAPNNDKKFRFKSLNFEMETTVESNVLNEKDGSQWANYPVGVINEMIKDGKEITGLDFLFYGNIPIGSGLSSSASIEIATAYALNNYFNLGYDRLELVKIAKRVENDFIGLNSGIMDQFAVAFGEKNKAIVLDCETLKYKMVDVDLGNYVLAIINTNKPRKLADSKYNERVAECQTALKLLNEEITLHYLCELNAEKFALHSHLITSETILNRATHVVKENDRVHQAARALNSGNLEEFGRLMYASHQSLKSLYEVSGKELDTVVDFCTGYQHVIGARMTGAGFGGCAIALLEKGFEEDFARHLTDYYVAKIGYPAAIYVSEISNGPHLITETNK, from the coding sequence ATGAATATTAACCTTGAGGAAAAATTTGCAGCGCAATATCATAAAAAAGCAGCTGCCCTATATTTTACACCCGGTCGCGTTAACCTCATTGGCGAGCATATTGATTATAATGGCGGTTTAGTAATGCCATGTGCCATTACCCTCGGAACGTGGCTGGCAATTGCGCCTAATAATGATAAGAAATTCAGGTTTAAGAGTCTGAATTTCGAGATGGAAACCACTGTTGAAAGCAATGTTTTAAATGAAAAAGACGGAAGCCAATGGGCCAATTATCCTGTAGGTGTAATTAATGAAATGATCAAAGATGGAAAAGAGATTACCGGATTGGATTTTCTTTTTTATGGGAATATCCCCATTGGATCGGGACTTTCTTCTTCTGCATCAATTGAGATTGCTACGGCGTATGCCTTAAACAATTATTTTAACCTGGGGTATGACCGATTAGAGCTTGTTAAGATTGCCAAAAGGGTGGAGAATGATTTTATTGGCCTAAACTCAGGCATAATGGATCAGTTTGCGGTTGCTTTTGGCGAAAAAAATAAAGCGATTGTTTTAGACTGCGAGACTTTAAAATATAAAATGGTTGATGTTGATCTCGGCAATTATGTGCTGGCCATCATCAATACCAATAAGCCGCGCAAACTGGCAGATTCTAAGTACAATGAACGTGTGGCCGAATGTCAAACAGCCTTAAAGCTATTGAACGAAGAAATTACACTACACTATCTTTGCGAGCTTAATGCAGAAAAATTTGCGTTGCACAGCCATTTAATTACCAGCGAAACCATATTAAACCGCGCTACACATGTAGTGAAAGAAAACGACCGTGTTCATCAGGCTGCAAGGGCTTTAAACAGCGGTAACCTCGAAGAATTTGGCCGGTTAATGTATGCTTCGCATCAATCTTTAAAAAGCTTATACGAAGTAAGTGGAAAAGAGCTGGATACAGTTGTAGATTTCTGTACCGGCTATCAACATGTAATAGGTGCACGAATGACTGGTGCTGGATTTGGCGGCTGTGCCATCGCTTTATTGGAAAAAGGCTTCGAAGAAGATTTTGCCAGGCATTTAACCGATTATTATGTAGCTAAAATTGGTTACCCTGCTGCCATTTACGTTAGCGAAATTAGCAATGGCCCACATTTAATAACAGAGACAAATAAGTAA
- a CDS encoding RNA methyltransferase gives MRKLKLDELNRPDIEAFKAQEKLPVVVVLDNVRSMHNVGSIFRTADGFALEKVILCGITAQPPHREIEKTALGATQSVDWIHYTDTLQAVDALRDLGYEIIAIEQAENSTMLNTFTPDPNKKYALIFGNEVDGVSDEVMAKIDECIEIPQFGTKHSFNIVISAGIVFWDFFAKLRL, from the coding sequence ATGAGAAAATTAAAGTTAGACGAGTTAAATCGTCCGGATATTGAGGCGTTTAAGGCACAGGAAAAGTTACCTGTTGTAGTGGTTTTGGATAATGTACGCAGCATGCACAATGTAGGTTCAATATTCCGTACCGCTGATGGCTTTGCTTTAGAAAAGGTGATTCTTTGTGGCATAACTGCACAACCACCACATCGCGAAATTGAAAAAACGGCTCTGGGTGCTACGCAATCGGTAGATTGGATTCATTATACAGACACTTTACAGGCTGTTGATGCACTAAGGGATTTAGGATACGAAATTATTGCCATTGAACAGGCAGAGAATAGCACAATGCTAAATACTTTCACACCGGATCCCAATAAAAAATATGCGCTTATTTTCGGGAATGAAGTTGATGGTGTTAGCGATGAGGTAATGGCTAAAATTGATGAGTGCATCGAAATTCCGCAATTTGGGACCAAACATTCTTTTAACATCGTAATTTCTGCCGGGATAGTATTTTGGGATTTCTTTGCTAAATTAAGACTTTAG
- a CDS encoding ribonuclease Z — translation MKFEVTILGSSSATPVYNRNPSAQLLNCNEKYYLIDCGEGTQQQLAKFNLKAARIDYIFISHLHGDHYFGLIGLLSSLHLNGRIKPIQIFGPKPLLEILEIQFKYSDTVLRYPIEFFPIEADQSTQIFENSDLIVKTIVLNHRIPTTGFIFQQKKRQRKLIKDKADEVPMAYYTALKKGIDVELPNGDILRSEDYTIPADAPRCYAYCSDTLFDERYFTTIKDCDTLYHEATFMHDLLDRAKETHHTTAFQAAEVAKISGAKKLLIGHFSSRYKTLQMLLEEAQSVFENTELAVEGRTFQL, via the coding sequence ATGAAGTTTGAAGTTACCATTTTGGGAAGCAGTTCTGCAACACCTGTATACAACAGGAATCCATCGGCACAGCTTTTAAATTGTAACGAAAAATACTATTTGATCGACTGTGGTGAAGGCACCCAACAACAACTGGCCAAGTTTAACCTTAAGGCCGCCCGGATAGATTATATTTTTATCAGTCATTTACATGGCGACCATTATTTTGGGTTGATTGGATTATTATCAAGCTTGCATTTAAACGGCAGGATAAAGCCAATACAGATATTTGGTCCCAAGCCTTTACTTGAAATCTTAGAAATTCAGTTTAAATATTCTGATACCGTTTTAAGGTATCCTATTGAGTTTTTTCCAATTGAAGCCGATCAATCTACCCAGATTTTCGAAAACAGTGACCTGATCGTCAAAACCATTGTTTTAAATCACCGTATACCGACTACAGGTTTTATTTTTCAACAAAAGAAAAGGCAGCGCAAACTAATCAAAGATAAAGCAGACGAAGTGCCCATGGCTTATTATACAGCCTTAAAAAAAGGGATTGATGTAGAATTGCCCAATGGCGATATTTTGCGCAGTGAAGATTACACCATACCGGCAGATGCGCCACGGTGTTATGCCTATTGTTCTGATACTTTATTTGATGAAAGGTACTTTACTACGATAAAAGATTGCGATACCTTATACCACGAAGCTACCTTTATGCACGACCTACTGGACAGGGCTAAAGAAACACATCACACAACCGCTTTTCAGGCAGCAGAAGTAGCAAAAATTAGCGGAGCTAAAAAATTACTCATCGGCCATTTTTCTTCACGTTACAAAACCTTACAAATGCTTTTAGAAGAAGCACAGTCTGTTTTCGAAAATACTGAGCTAGCGGTTGAGGGTAGGACTTTTCAGCTGTAA